One genomic window of bacterium includes the following:
- a CDS encoding bifunctional (p)ppGpp synthetase/guanosine-3',5'-bis(diphosphate) 3'-pyrophosphohydrolase: protein MIRYEDIQERVERHRADADLDFLRRAYVYSALAHRGQTRRSGEPYLVHPLEVAYLLAELGLDVQTIATGFLHDVVEDVHVPLDEIRAKFGKEVAALVDGVTKLSKIKYSSDEERQAENLRKMILAMVEDIRVILVKLADRLHNMRTLQYMPEDKQRRIAQETLDIYVPLANRLGLGRFRAELEDLALKYAEPEAFANLSRRIEDRAAAAEELIAEVKERLRAGLAEHGIEADISGRLKSVYSIWRKMQAQGIEVEQVYDVVAMRLLTSSVKDCYGALGIVHSFWPPVPGRIKDYIAMPKPNLYQSLHTTVMSERGFPFEVQIRTFEMHRLAEEGIAAHWQYKEKGQMTDRELAGVQWLRQVMEWQKDIRDSREFLKLVKIDLYPREVYVFTPRGKVINLPRGATPLDFAYAVHTEVGHQCVGARVNGRLLPLKTDLKNGDQVEIVTQAGHQPSRDWLAVAKTTRARSKIRAFLKQVEHARSIELGKSLLEKEARKLGLSLKNIAEERRAAALAELKVEDMDALHAALGRGRVTPQQFFAVAAPKAVPATDPSLLERAQRLFARKGDKVLVRGVGDTLITLARCCNPIPGDGIVGYITRGKGVSVHRDDCPNLEALFVELDRRIDVEWADGNEGGGFSVGVFVLTENRPGMLARVAELLEKERINIQHAAAGVDEQQRGTISLVAEVGGRGQVERLIERIRKIEGVYQVRRVSPARAAGPNR from the coding sequence GTGATCCGCTACGAAGACATTCAAGAGCGGGTCGAGCGGCACCGTGCGGACGCCGACCTCGACTTTCTTAGGCGCGCCTACGTCTACAGCGCGCTGGCGCACCGCGGCCAGACGAGGCGCTCCGGCGAGCCGTACCTCGTCCACCCGCTCGAGGTCGCCTACCTCCTCGCCGAGCTCGGGCTCGACGTCCAGACGATCGCCACGGGGTTCCTGCACGACGTCGTCGAGGACGTCCACGTCCCGCTCGACGAGATCCGCGCCAAGTTCGGCAAGGAGGTCGCGGCCCTCGTCGACGGCGTGACGAAGCTGTCGAAGATCAAGTACAGCTCGGACGAGGAACGGCAGGCCGAGAACCTCCGCAAGATGATCCTCGCGATGGTCGAGGACATCCGGGTGATCCTCGTCAAGCTGGCCGACCGCCTCCACAACATGCGCACGCTGCAGTACATGCCGGAGGACAAGCAGCGGCGGATCGCGCAGGAGACGCTCGACATCTACGTGCCGCTGGCCAACCGCCTCGGCCTCGGCCGCTTCCGCGCCGAGCTCGAGGACCTGGCGCTGAAGTACGCCGAGCCGGAGGCGTTCGCCAACCTCTCGCGGCGGATCGAGGACCGCGCGGCCGCGGCGGAGGAGCTGATCGCCGAGGTCAAGGAGCGGCTCCGCGCCGGGCTGGCCGAGCACGGGATCGAGGCCGACATCAGCGGCCGGCTGAAGAGCGTCTACTCGATCTGGCGCAAGATGCAGGCGCAGGGGATCGAGGTCGAGCAGGTCTACGACGTCGTGGCGATGCGCCTCCTGACGTCGAGCGTCAAGGACTGCTACGGGGCGCTGGGCATCGTCCATTCGTTCTGGCCGCCGGTGCCGGGGCGGATCAAGGACTACATCGCGATGCCCAAGCCCAACCTGTACCAGTCGCTGCACACGACCGTGATGTCGGAGCGGGGGTTCCCCTTCGAGGTCCAGATCCGCACCTTCGAGATGCACCGCCTGGCGGAGGAGGGGATCGCCGCCCACTGGCAGTACAAGGAAAAGGGGCAGATGACCGACCGCGAGCTCGCCGGCGTGCAGTGGCTGCGGCAGGTCATGGAGTGGCAGAAGGACATCCGCGACTCGCGGGAGTTCCTGAAGCTGGTGAAGATCGACCTCTACCCGCGGGAAGTCTACGTCTTCACTCCGCGGGGGAAGGTGATCAACCTCCCGCGCGGCGCGACGCCGCTCGACTTCGCCTACGCAGTCCACACCGAGGTCGGCCACCAGTGCGTCGGGGCGCGGGTCAACGGCCGCCTCCTGCCGCTCAAGACGGACCTCAAGAACGGCGACCAGGTGGAGATCGTCACCCAGGCCGGCCACCAGCCGAGCCGGGACTGGCTGGCCGTCGCCAAGACGACGCGCGCCCGGAGCAAGATCCGGGCGTTCCTCAAGCAGGTCGAGCACGCCCGCTCGATCGAGCTGGGGAAGTCGCTGCTCGAAAAGGAAGCGCGGAAGCTCGGCCTCTCGCTGAAGAACATCGCCGAGGAGCGGCGCGCGGCGGCGCTCGCCGAGCTGAAGGTCGAGGACATGGACGCGCTCCACGCCGCCCTCGGCCGGGGGCGCGTGACGCCGCAGCAGTTCTTCGCCGTCGCGGCCCCGAAGGCGGTTCCGGCGACCGATCCATCGCTGCTGGAGCGGGCGCAGCGCCTCTTCGCGCGGAAGGGGGACAAGGTCCTCGTCCGCGGCGTGGGGGACACGCTGATCACGCTCGCCAGGTGCTGCAACCCGATCCCCGGCGATGGCATCGTCGGCTACATCACCCGCGGCAAGGGCGTCTCCGTCCACCGCGACGACTGCCCGAACCTCGAGGCGCTCTTCGTCGAACTGGACCGCCGGATCGACGTCGAATGGGCGGACGGGAACGAGGGGGGCGGCTTCAGCGTCGGCGTGTTCGTCCTTACCGAAAATCGTCCGGGGATGCTCGCGCGGGTGGCCGAGCTGCTGGAGAAGGAGCGGATCAACATCCAGCACGCGGCCGCGGGCGTGGACGAGCAGCAGCGCGGGACGATCAGTCTGGTCGCCGAAGTGGGCGGTCGAGGGCAGGTGGAGCGCCTGATCGAACGAATACGGAAGATAGAAGGGGTGTATCAGGTGCGGAGAGTGTCCCCGGCGCGTGCGGCCGGGCCAAACCGCTGA
- the secF gene encoding protein translocase subunit SecF, translating into MPMFELFHEPKINFMRWKWLWLGISAVTITFSLIFVPIHGIKQAVEFTGGVEVSLRYVQPPSLDQIRSELEGGAGLPSVSVTTVADAKTAIGDTNNREIVVRAGLPERRPGEERDLARRITDALSTPEARAARASGKLDLNIADQVTISQFLVQNGLAAADADAAANALTKYRREHNGIFQSVAEAQGTPGVPAAAATALASKAFVGPFGLRGQNVIEASVSGEMRSKALWATLGALLGMLVYIWFRFHFQWGLGAIVALVHDTIFTLGLFSLSGYEANLPVVAAFLTLIGYSMNDTVVIFDRIRENMKVRGSAKFEDTINDSINQTLSRTVITSFLTWLSVLALFLFGGPVLRPFSFVLLVGIIVGTYSSIYIASPVLTIWLKIFGLKGSAHAATAAGKAPVRPARGTKGARA; encoded by the coding sequence ATGCCGATGTTCGAGCTGTTCCACGAGCCGAAAATCAACTTCATGCGCTGGAAGTGGCTGTGGCTGGGGATCTCCGCGGTCACGATCACTTTCTCGCTGATCTTCGTGCCGATCCACGGCATCAAGCAGGCGGTCGAGTTCACGGGCGGCGTCGAGGTTTCGCTCCGCTACGTGCAGCCGCCGTCCCTCGACCAGATCCGCTCCGAGCTCGAGGGGGGCGCCGGCCTGCCGAGCGTCTCGGTGACGACCGTCGCCGACGCCAAGACCGCGATCGGCGACACCAACAACCGCGAAATCGTCGTCCGCGCCGGGCTCCCCGAGCGGCGGCCGGGCGAGGAACGCGACTTGGCGCGGCGGATCACCGACGCGCTGAGCACCCCCGAAGCGCGGGCCGCCCGCGCCTCGGGCAAGCTCGACCTCAACATCGCCGACCAGGTGACGATCTCGCAGTTCCTCGTCCAGAACGGCCTCGCGGCGGCGGACGCCGACGCGGCGGCCAACGCCCTGACGAAGTACCGCCGGGAGCACAACGGCATCTTCCAGAGCGTGGCCGAGGCCCAAGGGACGCCGGGCGTCCCGGCGGCGGCGGCGACGGCGCTCGCGTCGAAGGCTTTCGTCGGCCCGTTCGGGCTGCGCGGCCAGAACGTGATCGAAGCCTCCGTCTCCGGCGAGATGCGCTCCAAGGCCCTTTGGGCGACCTTGGGCGCGCTCCTCGGGATGCTGGTCTACATCTGGTTCCGGTTCCACTTCCAGTGGGGCCTCGGCGCGATCGTCGCCCTCGTCCACGACACGATCTTCACCTTGGGGCTGTTCAGCCTTTCCGGCTACGAGGCGAACCTGCCGGTGGTCGCGGCCTTCCTGACGCTGATCGGCTACTCGATGAACGACACGGTCGTGATCTTCGACCGCATCCGCGAGAACATGAAGGTCCGCGGGTCGGCCAAGTTCGAGGACACGATCAACGACTCGATCAACCAGACGCTGTCGCGGACGGTCATCACGTCGTTCCTGACCTGGCTCTCGGTGCTGGCGCTGTTCCTCTTCGGCGGCCCGGTGCTGCGGCCGTTCTCGTTCGTCCTGCTGGTCGGGATCATCGTCGGGACCTACTCCTCGATCTACATCGCCAGCCCGGTCCTCACGATCTGGCTGAAGATCTTCGGCCTCAAGGGTTCCGCCCACGCGGCGACCGCCGCCGGCAAGGCGCCGGTCCGCCCGGCGCGGGGAACCAAGGGGGCGCGGGCCTGA
- the secD gene encoding protein translocase subunit SecD, giving the protein MKNPWWKLGLILAVTAWALFFSWPREGRPFLNMSLGLDLKGGSHLVMQVVTDDAVKAAADAMATRVAEKLRKEGFPTVRVSSADGGQVIVSDIPAGRGGDVEAAIKDDLGNWSSSSGAGELRIQMPPSEMDLHRDNAVKQALTTIRNRVDAFGVSETNIQRLGGDQRDRILVELPGVEDPSRVKGLIQTQARLELRSAYYRADGMGPFRGRSKEEVAQMLGGQIPTGVEILPYQETDRQTGKQAATEWMAVERSSVITGADLADARRGQGQFGGAVVDFQLHVNAVDRFAKFTRTNVGRQMPIVLDDKIISAPRINSEIGMRGMIEGNFTPQTADDLALQLRAGALPARVNTIEERTVGPSLGKDSIDAGVRASYIGSLAVCLFMLIYYRRSGINAIVALVLNLLILAAVMSGVGAVLTLPGIAGYALTVGMAVDSNVLIFERIREELRHGRSVPAAVEQGFAKALSAILDTHVTTIVSALFLFNYGTGPVKGFAVSLTVGLLANLFTALVVSRFIFDVEIRGRQVKRLSI; this is encoded by the coding sequence GTGAAGAATCCGTGGTGGAAACTTGGGCTGATCCTCGCCGTGACGGCCTGGGCTCTGTTCTTCTCCTGGCCGCGCGAGGGACGCCCGTTCCTGAACATGAGCCTGGGACTCGACCTTAAGGGCGGCTCCCACCTCGTGATGCAGGTCGTCACCGACGACGCGGTCAAGGCCGCGGCCGACGCGATGGCCACGCGCGTGGCGGAGAAGCTGCGGAAGGAAGGGTTCCCGACCGTCCGCGTCAGCAGCGCCGACGGCGGGCAGGTGATCGTTTCCGACATCCCGGCCGGCCGCGGCGGCGACGTCGAGGCGGCGATCAAGGACGACCTCGGCAACTGGTCCTCCTCGAGCGGCGCGGGCGAACTGCGGATCCAGATGCCGCCGAGCGAGATGGACCTCCACCGCGACAACGCGGTGAAGCAGGCGCTCACCACGATCCGCAACCGCGTGGACGCCTTCGGCGTCAGCGAGACCAACATCCAGCGGCTGGGCGGCGACCAGCGCGACCGGATCCTCGTCGAGCTTCCCGGCGTCGAGGACCCGAGCCGCGTCAAGGGCCTGATCCAGACCCAGGCGCGCCTCGAACTCCGCTCGGCCTACTACCGCGCCGACGGCATGGGGCCGTTCCGCGGCCGCTCGAAGGAAGAGGTCGCGCAGATGCTCGGCGGGCAGATCCCGACGGGCGTCGAGATCCTCCCCTACCAGGAGACGGACCGGCAGACCGGCAAGCAGGCGGCGACGGAGTGGATGGCCGTCGAGCGCTCGTCGGTCATCACCGGCGCCGACCTCGCCGACGCGCGGCGCGGGCAGGGGCAGTTCGGCGGCGCGGTCGTGGACTTCCAGCTCCACGTCAACGCCGTGGACCGCTTCGCCAAGTTCACCCGCACCAACGTCGGCCGCCAGATGCCGATCGTCCTCGACGACAAGATCATCTCCGCCCCGCGGATCAACTCCGAGATCGGGATGCGCGGGATGATCGAGGGGAACTTCACCCCCCAGACCGCCGACGACCTCGCGCTGCAGCTGCGCGCCGGCGCCCTGCCGGCCCGCGTCAACACGATCGAAGAACGGACGGTCGGTCCCTCGCTGGGCAAGGACTCGATCGACGCCGGCGTCCGGGCCTCCTACATCGGGTCGCTCGCCGTCTGCCTCTTCATGCTGATCTACTACCGGCGCTCGGGGATCAACGCCATCGTCGCGCTGGTGCTGAACCTGCTGATCCTCGCCGCCGTCATGTCGGGCGTCGGCGCCGTCCTGACGCTCCCCGGCATCGCCGGCTACGCGTTGACGGTCGGCATGGCCGTGGACTCCAACGTCCTCATCTTCGAGCGCATCCGCGAGGAGCTGAGGCACGGGCGAAGCGTTCCCGCGGCCGTCGAGCAAGGCTTCGCCAAGGCCCTCTCGGCGATCCTCGACACCCACGTGACCACGATCGTCTCGGCGCTCTTCCTGTTCAACTACGGCACCGGCCCCGTCAAGGGGTTCGCCGTTTCCTTGACGGTCGGACTGCTTGCCAACCTGTTCACCGCGCTCGTCGTCAGCCGCTTCATCTTCGACGTCGAGATCCGCGGCCGGCAGGTCAAGCGTCTTTCGATCTGA